In Aptenodytes patagonicus chromosome 12, bAptPat1.pri.cur, whole genome shotgun sequence, a genomic segment contains:
- the SLC25A48 gene encoding solute carrier family 25 member 48 isoform X1, which produces MGSFQLQDFAAGWVGGAASVVVGHPLDTIKTRLQAGQGYGNTLNCVLTVYRNESVAGFFKGMSFPLASIAVYSSVVFGVFSNTQRLLSQLRHGDPSQTPALADVALASMVAGFVSVGIGTPVDLVKIRLQMQMQPYIKANIKLKPTVPGFPVYRGPIHCFRTVLQKEGIAGIYRGAGAMLLRDVPGYCLYFTPYTFFCGWITPDGCISPNPSSIWLAGGVAGAISWGTATPMDVVKSRLQADGVYLNKYKGTLDCILQSYQNEGLKVFFRGITVNAVRGFPMSSATFLGYELSLKAMKRDQTETNP; this is translated from the exons ATGGGCAGcttccagctgcaggacttcGCGGCGGGCTGGGTGGGCG GAGCTGCCAGCGTGGTTGTGGGCCACCCCCTGGACACGATCAAG ACTCGTTTGCAAGCTGGACAAGGATATGGAAATACACTCAACTGTGTTCTCACTGTGTACAGAAATGAGTCT GTGGCCGGCTTCTTCAAAGGCATGTCCTTCCCGCTGGCCAGCATCGCTGTCTACAGCTCCGTGGTGTTTGGCGTCTTCAGCAACACACAACggctcctcagccagctccgCCACGGAGATCCATCTCAAACGCCAGCACTTGCCGACGTGGCTTTGGCCAGCATGGTGGCAGGGTTCGTCTCCGTGGGCATCGGCACTCCTGTGGACCTGGTAAAGATAAGGCTACAGATGCAAATGCAGCCATACATCAAAG CAAACATTAAACTAAAGCCCACCGTTCCTGGATTTCCTGTGTACCGAGGCCCAATTCACTGTTTTAGGACAGTCCTACAGAAAGAGGGGATAGCAGGAATATACCGAGGCGCGGGAGCAATGCTTCTGAGGGATGTTCCTGGGTACTGCCTCTATTTCACCCCTTACACGTTTTTCTGTGGATGGATTACCCCTGATGGATGCATTTCCCCTAATCCCTCCTCCATCTGGCTGGCAGGGGGTGTAGCAG GAGCCATTTCCTGGGGGACTGCTACTCCAATGGATGTTGTGAAAAGTCGACTTCAGGCAGATGGAGTTTATTTAAACAAGTACAAAGGGACCCTTGACTGTATCTTGCAGAGCTACCAGAACGAGGGCTTAAAA GTCTTTTTTAGGGGCATCACGGTCAATGCAGTGCGAGGATTCCCAATGAGTTCAGCCACGTTTCTTGGCTATGAACTTTCCCTCAAAGCAATGAAAAGAGACCAAACTGAGACCAATCCTTAA
- the SLC25A48 gene encoding solute carrier family 25 member 48 isoform X3: MGSFQLQDFAAGWVGGAASVVVGHPLDTIKTRLQAGQGYGNTLNCVLTVYRNESVAGFFKGMSFPLASIAVYSSVVFGVFSNTQRLLSQLRHGDPSQTPALADVALASMVAGFVSVGIGTPVDLVKIRLQMQMQPYIKANIKLKPTVPGFPVYRGPIHCFRTVLQKEGIAGIYRGAGAMLLRDVPGYCLYFTPYTFFCGWITPDGCISPNPSSIWLAGGVAGAISWGTATPMDVVKSRLQADGVYLNKYKGTLDCILQSYQNEGLKRCQEDLKVSYFPEPNQHVVLVKAQLL; encoded by the exons ATGGGCAGcttccagctgcaggacttcGCGGCGGGCTGGGTGGGCG GAGCTGCCAGCGTGGTTGTGGGCCACCCCCTGGACACGATCAAG ACTCGTTTGCAAGCTGGACAAGGATATGGAAATACACTCAACTGTGTTCTCACTGTGTACAGAAATGAGTCT GTGGCCGGCTTCTTCAAAGGCATGTCCTTCCCGCTGGCCAGCATCGCTGTCTACAGCTCCGTGGTGTTTGGCGTCTTCAGCAACACACAACggctcctcagccagctccgCCACGGAGATCCATCTCAAACGCCAGCACTTGCCGACGTGGCTTTGGCCAGCATGGTGGCAGGGTTCGTCTCCGTGGGCATCGGCACTCCTGTGGACCTGGTAAAGATAAGGCTACAGATGCAAATGCAGCCATACATCAAAG CAAACATTAAACTAAAGCCCACCGTTCCTGGATTTCCTGTGTACCGAGGCCCAATTCACTGTTTTAGGACAGTCCTACAGAAAGAGGGGATAGCAGGAATATACCGAGGCGCGGGAGCAATGCTTCTGAGGGATGTTCCTGGGTACTGCCTCTATTTCACCCCTTACACGTTTTTCTGTGGATGGATTACCCCTGATGGATGCATTTCCCCTAATCCCTCCTCCATCTGGCTGGCAGGGGGTGTAGCAG GAGCCATTTCCTGGGGGACTGCTACTCCAATGGATGTTGTGAAAAGTCGACTTCAGGCAGATGGAGTTTATTTAAACAAGTACAAAGGGACCCTTGACTGTATCTTGCAGAGCTACCAGAACGAGGGCTTAAAA CGTTGCCAAGAAGACCTGAAAGTCTCCTACTTTCCTGAGCCAAATCAGCATGTGGTGTTGGTGAAGGCTCAGCTGCTCTGA
- the SLC25A48 gene encoding solute carrier family 25 member 48 isoform X2 translates to MGSFQLQDFAAGWVGGAASVVVGHPLDTIKTRLQAGQGYGNTLNCVLTVYRNESVAGFFKGMSFPLASIAVYSSVVFGVFSNTQRLLSQLRHGDPSQTPALADVALASMVAGFVSVGIGTPVDLVKIRLQMQMQPYIKANIKLKPTVPGFPVYRGPIHCFRTVLQKEGIAGIYRGAGAMLLRDVPGYCLYFTPYTFFCGWITPDGCISPNPSSIWLAGGVAGAISWGTATPMDVVKSRLQADGVYLNKYKGTLDCILQSYQNEGLKDNFQRGCSHPSARLTSGRLKLLEKIFEA, encoded by the exons ATGGGCAGcttccagctgcaggacttcGCGGCGGGCTGGGTGGGCG GAGCTGCCAGCGTGGTTGTGGGCCACCCCCTGGACACGATCAAG ACTCGTTTGCAAGCTGGACAAGGATATGGAAATACACTCAACTGTGTTCTCACTGTGTACAGAAATGAGTCT GTGGCCGGCTTCTTCAAAGGCATGTCCTTCCCGCTGGCCAGCATCGCTGTCTACAGCTCCGTGGTGTTTGGCGTCTTCAGCAACACACAACggctcctcagccagctccgCCACGGAGATCCATCTCAAACGCCAGCACTTGCCGACGTGGCTTTGGCCAGCATGGTGGCAGGGTTCGTCTCCGTGGGCATCGGCACTCCTGTGGACCTGGTAAAGATAAGGCTACAGATGCAAATGCAGCCATACATCAAAG CAAACATTAAACTAAAGCCCACCGTTCCTGGATTTCCTGTGTACCGAGGCCCAATTCACTGTTTTAGGACAGTCCTACAGAAAGAGGGGATAGCAGGAATATACCGAGGCGCGGGAGCAATGCTTCTGAGGGATGTTCCTGGGTACTGCCTCTATTTCACCCCTTACACGTTTTTCTGTGGATGGATTACCCCTGATGGATGCATTTCCCCTAATCCCTCCTCCATCTGGCTGGCAGGGGGTGTAGCAG GAGCCATTTCCTGGGGGACTGCTACTCCAATGGATGTTGTGAAAAGTCGACTTCAGGCAGATGGAGTTTATTTAAACAAGTACAAAGGGACCCTTGACTGTATCTTGCAGAGCTACCAGAACGAGGGCTTAAAA GACAATTTCCAGAGAGGTTGCTCTCATCCTTCAGCCAGACTGACCAGCGGAAGGCTCAAGCTTTTGGAGAAGATCTTTGAGGCATAA
- the LOC143165951 gene encoding uncharacterized protein LOC143165951, translating to MNASMLSYILFSCLLLSVQAQNCTVRDIIRYTKYLLEESSVSCPCRETAVSSCTCLPIAEPGHELACFVEGTDHMLKNNISSKAVIARLNLSFQIQLGRNLCKSLARGDQCQYKTKGNVKEFLNKILRTYQTIHKSRA from the exons ATGAATGCCAGCATGCTGTCATACATACTCTTCTCTTGCTTGCTGCTCTCTGTGCAAGCACAGAATTGCACTGTCCGTGACATTATCCGGTATACAAAATATCTACTT GAGGAAAGTTCTGTAAGTTGCCCATGTAGGGAGACAGCCGTCAGT tcatGTACATGTCTTCCCATTGCTGAG CCTGGCCACGAATTGGCATGCTTTGTCGAAGGAACCGATCACATGCTGAAAAACAACATATCTTCAAAAGCAGTAATTGCAAGGCTTAATCTATCCTTTCAGATTCAGCTGGGTAGAAACCTCTGTAAA AGCCTGGCACGTGGGGATCAATGCCAGTACAAGACCAAGGGAAACGTGAAGGAATTTTTGAATAAAATCCTGAGAACCTATCAAACAATCCATAAAtctagagcttaa